A stretch of Intestinibacillus sp. Marseille-P6563 DNA encodes these proteins:
- a CDS encoding ribbon-helix-helix domain-containing protein, with translation MKRTKATKQIGLRVPEELKDRLENRAEEEGRTLSNLVIKICEEYLRKIDEAKKMLGE, from the coding sequence GTGAAAAGAACCAAAGCTACAAAGCAAATCGGACTAAGAGTACCAGAAGAATTAAAAGACCGACTTGAAAATCGAGCAGAAGAAGAAGGACGCACATTGTCCAACCTTGTAATCAAAATTTGCGAAGAATATCTAAGAAAAATTGATGAAGCCAAAAAGATGTTAGGCGAATAA